Proteins encoded in a region of the Sporocytophaga myxococcoides DSM 11118 genome:
- a CDS encoding HD domain-containing protein, which produces MNKKKIFNDPVYGFITIPGSFIFDIIEHPYFQRLRRIKQLGLTDLVYPGALHTRFHHALGAMHLMGMALNRLRSRGHQISEEEKEAALAAILLHDIGHGPFSHALEKTLLSHIAHEKLSHLIMEKLNKEFNGKLDLTIKMFLNLYERKFFHQLISSQLDMDRMDYLKRDSFFTGVMEGTIGADRIIKMLDIVDDELVVEEKGIYSIENFLSSRRLMYWQVYLHKTTVCAEKMLIQIIRRAQHLSLEGEKLFASEALNVFLQQKITLEDFTQNHHYLRAFTSLDDYDLWGAIKIWKNHKDPVLSLLCNQLLERKLFRIEISRIQFDEEKIAQLRRDVAKNLGLPEEHSEYFVVNGVLRNRAYLPVSNKINVLTKKGQVLDVAQASDLPNIKAISKIVKKHYLCWPKNVSL; this is translated from the coding sequence TTGAATAAGAAGAAAATATTCAACGATCCGGTTTACGGATTTATTACAATTCCCGGAAGTTTCATTTTTGATATTATAGAGCATCCCTATTTTCAGCGACTGCGAAGAATTAAACAATTAGGTCTTACCGACCTTGTTTATCCCGGAGCTCTCCATACAAGGTTTCATCACGCTCTCGGAGCCATGCATTTAATGGGAATGGCCTTAAACAGGCTAAGGAGCCGCGGGCATCAGATCTCCGAAGAAGAAAAAGAAGCTGCTTTGGCTGCCATATTACTGCATGATATTGGTCACGGTCCTTTCTCGCATGCCCTGGAGAAAACACTCCTTTCCCATATAGCTCACGAAAAGCTTTCACACCTTATTATGGAAAAGCTGAATAAAGAGTTTAACGGGAAACTAGATCTTACCATAAAAATGTTTCTTAATTTGTATGAAAGAAAATTCTTCCATCAGCTTATTTCGAGCCAGCTCGATATGGACAGAATGGACTACCTTAAGAGAGACAGCTTCTTTACTGGAGTAATGGAAGGAACCATTGGTGCTGACAGGATTATTAAAATGCTGGATATCGTTGATGACGAATTAGTTGTAGAGGAAAAAGGTATTTACAGCATTGAAAATTTCTTATCATCAAGAAGGCTGATGTACTGGCAGGTTTATTTGCATAAAACTACCGTATGTGCAGAAAAAATGTTGATTCAAATAATAAGGAGGGCTCAGCATCTATCCCTGGAGGGTGAAAAGTTATTTGCATCAGAGGCATTAAACGTGTTCCTGCAGCAAAAAATAACGCTTGAAGATTTCACTCAAAATCATCACTATCTGCGAGCTTTTACCAGTCTGGATGATTATGACCTGTGGGGAGCGATTAAAATATGGAAAAATCATAAAGACCCGGTATTATCGTTACTATGCAATCAGTTACTGGAAAGAAAGTTATTCCGAATAGAAATTTCCAGAATTCAATTTGATGAAGAAAAGATTGCTCAACTAAGGAGAGATGTGGCTAAAAATCTCGGATTGCCAGAAGAACACTCTGAATATTTTGTCGTAAACGGAGTTTTAAGAAACAGGGCATATCTTCCGGTTAGCAATAAAATAAATGTTTTGACCAAAAAGGGACAAGTACTGGACGTAGCCCAGGCATCTGACCTTCCCAACATAAAGGCTATAAGTAAAATAGTAAAAAAACATTATTTATGCTGGCCTAAAAATGTATCTTTGTAA
- the lpxD gene encoding UDP-3-O-(3-hydroxymyristoyl)glucosamine N-acyltransferase, with product MEFTTGQIAHLIGGEVKGSDSLKINKLAKIQEGQEGCISFLSNLKYEPYLYTTEASAVIVDKKFVPKSEVKTTLILVDDPYTSFTTLLEEYHKFISFMKTGVENPSFIGQNSTTGENIYRGAFSYIGNNCQIGKNVKIYPQAYIGDNVTIGDNTIVFSGVKIYSDSKIGSYCTFHSGSVIGSDGFGFAPQQDGTYKTIPQVGNVIIGNHVDIGANTVIDCATMGSTVIHDGVKLDNLIQIAHNVEIGKNTVVAAQSGISGSTKIGENCVIAGQVGIVGHITLANKTSIGAQSGVGKSVTTEGTAIHGSPAFEYKKFLKSSSVFRKLPELQKRIEELEEKIINLPTL from the coding sequence ATGGAATTTACAACAGGACAGATTGCCCATTTAATTGGGGGTGAAGTCAAAGGAAGTGATAGCCTGAAAATCAATAAACTGGCAAAAATTCAAGAGGGTCAGGAAGGTTGTATCTCCTTTTTATCCAACTTAAAATACGAACCTTATTTATATACCACCGAAGCTTCTGCTGTAATAGTTGACAAGAAATTCGTTCCAAAAAGCGAGGTAAAGACCACATTAATTCTTGTTGACGATCCATATACCAGTTTTACTACACTTTTAGAAGAATACCATAAATTCATTAGTTTTATGAAAACTGGTGTGGAGAATCCTTCTTTTATCGGACAAAATTCTACTACAGGAGAAAATATTTATCGCGGGGCATTTTCCTATATAGGCAATAACTGTCAAATCGGGAAAAATGTAAAAATTTATCCACAAGCCTATATTGGAGATAATGTTACAATAGGAGATAACACCATTGTTTTCTCAGGAGTAAAAATTTATTCAGATTCAAAAATCGGAAGCTATTGTACATTCCATTCTGGTTCAGTTATAGGTAGTGACGGTTTCGGATTTGCACCGCAACAGGATGGCACCTACAAAACTATTCCTCAAGTAGGTAATGTAATAATTGGAAATCATGTAGACATTGGCGCTAATACCGTAATTGATTGTGCAACTATGGGATCGACCGTTATTCATGACGGAGTAAAACTTGACAATCTGATTCAGATTGCTCACAATGTCGAAATTGGCAAAAATACAGTGGTCGCTGCACAATCCGGAATTTCCGGATCTACCAAAATAGGCGAAAATTGCGTTATTGCTGGTCAGGTAGGAATTGTTGGACATATTACACTGGCAAATAAAACTAGTATCGGAGCTCAATCAGGAGTTGGCAAATCTGTAACAACTGAAGGGACTGCCATTCATGGATCTCCAGCTTTTGAGTATAAGAAATTCCTGAAATCCAGCAGTGTTTTCAGAAAACTTCCGGAATTACAAAAAAGAATTGAAGAACTTGAGGAAAAAATTATAAATTTGCCGACTTTATAA
- a CDS encoding bifunctional UDP-3-O-[3-hydroxymyristoyl] N-acetylglucosamine deacetylase/3-hydroxyacyl-ACP dehydratase: protein MNVKQHTIKSPVSISGVGLHTGVKVNMTFVPAPPNHGIVFQRVDLENQPIVEADVDYVVDLSRGTTIEKNGARVSTVEHTLAALMGLQIDNVLIQIDGPETPIMDGSSLPFVEALETVGFQEQNALRNFFEVPHSIFYKDNEKNIEIAALPLDDYRVTVMVDYNSPVLGSQHASLTNINQFSKEIASCRTFCFLHELEMLQKQNLIKGGDLNNAIVIVDRVVQDHELEHLAKLFNKEKVEVKKEGILNNLELRYKNEPARHKLLDVIGDLALVGRPLKAQILAARPGHAANVAFAKKIKKIMKEASKNQIPHYDPNMPPVLDVNQIYKALPHRYPFKLVDKIFYLDETTVAGIKNVTINEPFFQGHFPGNPVMPGVMQIEAMVQTGGILVLNTVPDPDNYWTYFLSIESCRFKRFVVPGDQIIFKCELLAPIKRGIAKMQGQAFVGNNLVCEAVMSASIVRKDTGKSL, encoded by the coding sequence ATGAACGTAAAACAGCATACCATCAAGAGTCCCGTATCTATTTCAGGAGTAGGATTACATACAGGAGTAAAAGTAAACATGACTTTTGTACCTGCGCCACCCAATCACGGGATTGTTTTTCAAAGGGTTGATCTTGAAAACCAACCAATTGTTGAAGCAGACGTCGACTATGTAGTTGACCTGTCAAGAGGAACCACAATTGAAAAAAATGGAGCAAGAGTAAGTACAGTAGAGCACACGCTTGCTGCACTTATGGGATTGCAGATCGACAATGTACTCATCCAGATAGATGGTCCTGAAACGCCCATAATGGATGGAAGCTCTCTTCCATTTGTTGAGGCACTGGAGACTGTTGGATTTCAGGAGCAAAATGCCCTAAGAAACTTCTTTGAAGTTCCGCATAGCATCTTCTATAAAGACAACGAAAAGAATATTGAAATAGCAGCGCTTCCTCTTGATGATTATAGAGTTACCGTAATGGTAGACTATAATTCTCCGGTCTTAGGAAGTCAGCATGCTTCTCTTACAAACATCAACCAGTTTTCTAAAGAAATAGCATCATGTAGAACCTTCTGTTTCCTTCATGAACTGGAAATGCTTCAGAAACAAAACCTTATTAAAGGTGGAGATCTTAACAATGCCATCGTAATTGTTGACAGAGTTGTACAAGATCATGAGCTGGAGCATCTTGCTAAATTATTCAACAAAGAAAAAGTAGAGGTTAAGAAAGAAGGAATTCTAAATAACCTTGAACTACGTTATAAAAATGAGCCAGCAAGACATAAACTGCTTGATGTAATCGGAGACCTTGCACTAGTAGGTAGACCGTTAAAAGCTCAGATTCTTGCGGCCCGTCCTGGACATGCTGCAAACGTAGCATTTGCGAAAAAAATCAAAAAAATCATGAAAGAGGCATCTAAGAATCAGATCCCTCATTATGATCCAAATATGCCTCCGGTACTTGATGTAAATCAGATATACAAGGCATTACCTCACAGATATCCGTTTAAGCTTGTTGATAAAATATTTTATCTTGATGAGACAACGGTAGCAGGTATCAAAAATGTAACCATCAATGAGCCATTTTTCCAAGGTCACTTCCCTGGAAATCCTGTAATGCCAGGAGTCATGCAAATTGAAGCAATGGTTCAAACAGGCGGAATTTTAGTATTAAATACAGTACCGGATCCTGACAATTATTGGACTTACTTCCTAAGTATAGAAAGCTGCAGATTTAAAAGATTTGTAGTTCCCGGAGATCAGATAATATTCAAATGTGAGTTATTGGCTCCAATAAAAAGAGGAATTGCTAAAATGCAGGGACAGGCATTTGTTGGTAATAATCTGGTTTGTGAAGCAGTAATGTCTGCAAGTATTGTAAGGAAAGACACAGGAAAATCCCTATGA
- the lpxA gene encoding acyl-ACP--UDP-N-acetylglucosamine O-acyltransferase, whose translation MNQPLAYIHPQAKIARNVVIEPFSTIHKNVEIDEGTWIGPNVTIMEGARIGKNVKIYPGAVISAPPQDLKFSGEETTAIIGDNCVIRECVTINRGTVEKYKTEVGKNCLLMAYVHVAHDCIIGNNCILANSVQLAGHVTVDDYAIVGGSSAVHQFVRIGAHAMISGGSLVRKDIPPYTKAAREPLSYCGINSIGLRRRGFSNDKINEIQEIYRTVYLRGYNNSKALDHIEVNFTSSKEKDEIVNFIRSSDRGIMKGFSQ comes from the coding sequence ATGAATCAACCTTTAGCTTATATACATCCTCAGGCAAAAATTGCCAGAAATGTTGTAATTGAGCCATTTTCGACAATTCATAAAAATGTTGAAATAGATGAAGGAACCTGGATTGGTCCAAATGTGACCATCATGGAAGGTGCCCGAATCGGAAAAAACGTTAAAATTTATCCCGGAGCAGTTATCTCTGCTCCCCCTCAGGATCTTAAGTTCTCAGGTGAAGAAACAACTGCTATCATTGGTGACAATTGTGTCATCAGAGAATGCGTAACTATCAATAGAGGTACTGTTGAAAAATACAAAACCGAAGTTGGTAAAAACTGCCTTCTAATGGCATATGTGCACGTTGCCCATGACTGTATAATTGGAAACAACTGTATCCTGGCTAATTCAGTGCAGCTCGCAGGTCACGTAACTGTAGACGATTATGCTATAGTTGGTGGTTCAAGCGCAGTACACCAGTTTGTCAGAATAGGCGCTCACGCTATGATCTCAGGAGGTTCGCTTGTAAGAAAGGATATTCCTCCATATACTAAAGCTGCAAGAGAACCACTAAGCTACTGTGGAATCAACTCTATCGGTCTTAGAAGAAGAGGCTTCAGCAACGACAAGATCAACGAAATACAGGAAATCTACAGAACTGTATATTTGAGAGGATATAACAATTCAAAAGCATTAGATCATATTGAAGTGAACTTTACTTCTTCAAAGGAGAAAGATGAGATTGTAAATTTCATCCGCAGCTCTGATAGAGGTATCATGAAAGGGTTCAGTCAGTAA
- a CDS encoding ABC transporter ATP-binding protein translates to MNIIAENLGKRFDRNWLFRNLNLNFQRNHSYAITGRNGSGKSTLIQILAGLSSPNEGKVKYFSNNTEISPEHLYLKLTFTAPYQDLIEELTLEEIIDFHLTFKKFKNNLSKRDFIKVLGLEKSSDKKLIYFSSGMKQRVKLGFAMYTESEILFLDEPTVNLDAAGVNWYKTEILQNIKDRIVIICSNQPYEYDFCHDIIKVEDFHKS, encoded by the coding sequence ATGAATATTATCGCTGAAAATTTAGGCAAGAGATTTGACCGGAATTGGCTTTTCAGAAATCTTAACCTGAATTTTCAGCGAAATCATTCCTATGCCATTACCGGTAGAAATGGTTCGGGAAAGTCTACTTTAATCCAAATACTTGCCGGCCTTTCCTCTCCCAATGAAGGAAAAGTAAAATATTTTTCAAATAATACAGAGATCTCTCCTGAGCATCTTTATCTAAAGCTCACTTTTACTGCTCCCTATCAGGACCTGATAGAAGAATTAACCTTAGAAGAAATTATTGATTTTCATCTCACATTTAAGAAATTCAAAAACAACCTTTCAAAAAGAGATTTTATTAAGGTACTTGGACTTGAAAAGTCCTCTGACAAAAAACTGATCTATTTTTCATCAGGAATGAAGCAAAGAGTAAAACTAGGCTTTGCAATGTATACCGAATCAGAAATACTTTTCCTTGACGAGCCTACCGTGAATCTTGACGCTGCAGGAGTAAACTGGTACAAAACTGAAATTCTCCAAAACATAAAGGATAGAATTGTGATTATCTGTTCTAATCAACCTTATGAATATGACTTTTGTCATGACATCATAAAGGTTGAGGATTTTCATAAATCCTGA
- a CDS encoding T9SS type A sorting domain-containing protein, translating to MRKQLLLSIVKVLFGGMALAQPSGTFVTADNGNRMSSCSDTLITLEDIYSQCGIRDLNDPNDDVSKYRILQLNGSVITETEITGAFKYSDYETIYIDKKNTPFNGHNGLSIFLNIIVPPTRYFTKDTLKYTVEQGAKVNYLKDFLTNTEFWGTGKDTEDFHDRLFLYDGVNPETAVRNLTDWTTLGKGIYRLRLSYAICSAADVHSQEMFVKVDESPCHNLELRNMPSVCLDDIIDIRPYVYLDGHLATAEELADMTFLDKSDNAKPNDIIPINPAAIDLSTMYENKSTKFPRIEIRYQPNIDLGICNNYFYFFAAKVPTKLMTTDVIMSKDSYGGTLVYMIDGDYYGFNNIFHKNVLKEIYLDHNTNHNGTEFNFFTDEKYENKVTDNDLSPGDYYVLATNTECNEDSTLFKIRVLNRDFEITWQNALNLGKGYYTFTAPSNYPDATYSWFAWGGEIVSGINTNQITVYYSEKASKGVTVSCTITLPAARVAGNSVLASGLYLTSNEAGEKEEIKAEIITGNTNVVEHLSSVYPNPSEGRIVISGKGQYDLKIYNALGQLIHEDNAYTPETPVDLEGKGMHMIRLIQNGKVQTLKAIVK from the coding sequence ATGAGAAAACAACTACTATTATCCATCGTCAAAGTATTGTTTGGTGGTATGGCATTAGCACAGCCGTCAGGTACTTTTGTGACAGCTGATAATGGAAATCGAATGTCTTCATGCTCAGACACTTTGATTACCCTTGAAGATATTTATTCTCAATGTGGAATAAGAGATCTTAATGATCCGAATGATGATGTGAGTAAGTATAGAATTCTTCAGTTAAATGGTTCTGTTATAACTGAAACGGAAATCACGGGAGCATTCAAATACAGTGATTACGAAACTATTTATATAGATAAAAAAAATACACCTTTTAATGGTCACAATGGACTCTCCATATTTCTCAATATTATTGTACCTCCAACAAGGTACTTTACAAAGGATACTCTAAAGTACACAGTAGAGCAAGGAGCTAAAGTTAATTACTTAAAGGATTTTCTTACCAATACTGAGTTCTGGGGCACTGGAAAAGATACTGAAGACTTTCACGATCGATTGTTTTTATATGATGGTGTAAACCCTGAAACTGCTGTTAGAAACCTTACTGACTGGACTACTCTTGGAAAGGGAATCTATAGATTGAGATTGAGTTATGCTATTTGTTCTGCTGCCGATGTTCATTCACAGGAAATGTTTGTGAAGGTAGATGAGAGTCCCTGTCATAATCTGGAACTTAGAAACATGCCATCTGTCTGTTTAGATGATATTATAGATATAAGGCCTTATGTTTATTTGGATGGACATCTTGCTACTGCAGAGGAACTGGCAGATATGACATTTCTGGATAAAAGTGATAATGCAAAACCCAATGATATAATTCCAATAAATCCTGCAGCTATTGATTTATCTACAATGTATGAGAACAAATCAACTAAATTTCCTCGGATTGAAATTCGTTATCAGCCTAATATTGATTTGGGGATTTGTAATAATTATTTCTACTTTTTCGCAGCTAAGGTACCAACAAAGTTAATGACAACTGATGTTATTATGTCTAAAGATAGTTATGGAGGTACTTTAGTTTATATGATTGATGGAGATTATTATGGATTTAATAATATCTTCCATAAAAATGTACTGAAAGAAATTTATCTTGATCATAATACTAATCATAATGGTACAGAGTTTAATTTCTTTACAGATGAAAAGTATGAAAATAAAGTTACAGACAATGATCTGTCTCCAGGAGATTATTATGTGCTAGCTACAAATACTGAATGCAATGAGGATAGCACTTTATTCAAAATTCGTGTATTAAATCGTGACTTTGAAATTACATGGCAGAATGCATTAAATTTGGGTAAAGGTTATTATACATTCACAGCGCCAAGTAATTATCCTGATGCAACATATTCTTGGTTTGCCTGGGGAGGAGAAATTGTTTCAGGAATTAATACCAATCAGATAACAGTTTATTACTCTGAGAAAGCGTCTAAAGGAGTTACTGTAAGTTGCACTATTACGCTTCCTGCTGCACGTGTCGCTGGAAATTCCGTATTAGCATCAGGACTGTATCTGACCTCGAACGAGGCAGGTGAAAAAGAGGAGATAAAAGCTGAAATTATCACAGGTAATACAAATGTTGTAGAGCATTTATCATCAGTTTATCCAAACCCTTCTGAAGGAAGAATTGTAATTTCAGGAAAGGGACAATATGATCTTAAAATTTATAATGCACTTGGACAATTGATTCACGAAGATAATGCTTATACCCCTGAGACTCCTGTGGATCTTGAAGGTAAAGGTATGCATATGATCAGACTTATTCAGAACGGTAAGGTGCAAACATTGAAAGCGATTGTGAAATAG
- a CDS encoding arylsulfatase, protein MKEILRETTKLASMLVLGAGIALPAFSQNKTFEGTIGKTLSESKPDKVTYLKKAPVEAPNVIWILLDDVGFGASSAFGGLINTPTFDSLANNGLRYTNFHTTGICSPTRAALLTGRNHHSVHMGGFPHDFLSADFPGYDGHIPSEAGTVAETFRENGYNTYALGKWHLTPDDESSDLGPFDRWPSGKGFDHFYGFLSGATDQYKPDLVEDNKHVKPDGRHLNELIADKAISYISSQKIIAPDKPFFLYFSPGATHSPHQVAREWSDKYRGKFDQGWDKFREQILANQKKLGVVPATAQLPARNPRVKAWKDLKPEEQKIYARFMEVYAGFLEYTDHEIGRIVSHLKNSGQLENTAIFIVIGDNGASQEGAKNGVIQSEFAPKNAVPEDEILRDLLKNYEKIGSAETYTNYPIGWAQAANTPFKHWKQDANSEGGTRNPLIVFYPKGIKDKGTVRTQYGHLIDLFPTTVELTGIKPQSVIKGIQQKPIEGTSLAYSLNDASAASKHTVQYYNIFGSRAIYKDGWKAEAAHTPAFYDLISYPGENKVERNFDKDVWELYNLNEDFNERINLASKYPEKLQELKALFDAEARKYNVYPLIDWTDCLNRGSFKSIIKPNISEVKE, encoded by the coding sequence ATGAAAGAGATTTTAAGAGAAACAACAAAGCTTGCATCAATGCTTGTATTGGGGGCAGGTATTGCTTTACCTGCATTTTCACAGAACAAGACATTCGAAGGAACGATTGGTAAAACACTTTCAGAGTCAAAGCCTGATAAAGTCACATATCTGAAGAAGGCCCCGGTCGAGGCTCCTAATGTGATCTGGATATTGCTTGACGATGTTGGATTTGGCGCTTCATCTGCTTTTGGTGGATTGATCAATACTCCAACTTTTGATAGCCTTGCTAATAATGGTTTAAGATATACCAATTTTCATACAACAGGGATCTGCTCACCAACTAGAGCAGCCTTGCTAACAGGTAGGAACCATCATTCTGTTCATATGGGAGGATTCCCCCATGATTTTCTCTCTGCTGATTTTCCTGGATATGATGGCCATATTCCTTCAGAGGCAGGCACTGTAGCAGAAACTTTCCGAGAAAATGGTTATAATACTTATGCTTTAGGTAAATGGCATTTAACCCCAGATGATGAATCTTCAGATCTTGGACCTTTTGATAGATGGCCTTCAGGTAAGGGATTTGATCACTTTTATGGCTTCCTTAGTGGAGCTACTGATCAATACAAGCCTGACCTTGTTGAGGATAATAAACATGTTAAACCTGATGGTAGACATCTTAATGAGTTAATTGCTGATAAAGCAATCAGCTATATATCCAGTCAAAAGATAATAGCTCCTGATAAGCCATTTTTCTTATATTTTTCGCCAGGTGCAACTCACTCTCCTCATCAGGTGGCGAGGGAATGGAGCGATAAATATAGAGGCAAATTTGATCAGGGTTGGGATAAGTTCCGTGAACAGATACTTGCAAATCAAAAGAAGCTTGGAGTAGTACCAGCAACAGCCCAACTGCCAGCGCGCAATCCAAGAGTGAAAGCATGGAAAGATCTTAAACCGGAAGAACAAAAAATCTATGCTCGCTTCATGGAAGTATATGCAGGGTTCCTCGAATATACAGATCATGAAATTGGGAGAATTGTAAGTCATTTGAAAAATTCCGGACAGCTTGAAAATACAGCTATCTTCATTGTCATAGGAGACAATGGGGCTAGTCAGGAGGGAGCTAAAAACGGAGTTATTCAAAGTGAATTTGCACCAAAGAATGCAGTACCTGAAGACGAAATACTAAGAGATCTCTTAAAGAACTATGAGAAAATAGGTTCAGCTGAGACTTATACTAATTACCCTATTGGTTGGGCACAGGCTGCTAATACTCCTTTTAAACATTGGAAACAAGATGCCAATTCGGAAGGTGGAACCAGGAATCCTTTGATTGTCTTTTATCCAAAGGGAATTAAAGATAAAGGAACGGTGAGAACTCAATATGGACACTTAATTGATCTGTTTCCTACTACAGTTGAATTGACCGGAATTAAACCTCAGTCTGTAATCAAAGGCATACAACAAAAACCGATAGAAGGAACAAGTCTGGCATATTCATTAAACGATGCAAGCGCTGCATCAAAGCATACGGTTCAATATTATAATATATTCGGTTCAAGAGCTATATATAAAGATGGATGGAAGGCTGAAGCTGCTCATACACCTGCATTCTATGACTTGATTTCGTATCCTGGAGAAAATAAAGTAGAAAGAAATTTTGATAAAGATGTTTGGGAATTATACAATCTGAATGAAGATTTTAATGAACGCATAAATCTGGCATCTAAATATCCTGAGAAGTTGCAGGAACTGAAAGCCCTGTTTGACGCAGAAGCCAGAAAATATAATGTTTATCCGCTTATTGATTGGACTGACTGCCTGAACAGAGGTTCTTTTAAATCAATAATAAAACCAAATATTTCAGAGGTAAAAGAGTAA
- a CDS encoding sterol desaturase family protein — MIKFFESAIQNLNGWGIMVFILILGSVELFFGLLEGKWSKNDKILDIVCLVVPRFIFSALIGFFSLKVLPFILPGLKDAFAWIPFTLGFFIILVTIDLSQYWYHRLHHQIPVLWRFHRTHHSARYMSVVVNSRQNIFYVAFLSQFYITAALVYLGLGGPALLFNGFQTVWSYACHTSVKWDKVLYRYKVLHPVAWILERLLVTPATHHAHHAASHGDGVGYYKGNFGGILFVWDLIFGTAHISRKFPKQYGISNYEDDPWYAQWLWPIFKSPVIGSELAKDGPEVKEEENELEVIQELQNAYIK; from the coding sequence ATGATCAAGTTTTTTGAATCAGCAATACAAAATCTTAATGGCTGGGGGATAATGGTATTTATCCTTATTCTCGGTTCTGTTGAATTATTCTTTGGTTTGCTCGAAGGCAAATGGTCTAAGAACGACAAGATACTTGATATCGTATGTCTTGTCGTTCCAAGATTTATTTTTTCGGCACTTATAGGCTTCTTTTCATTGAAGGTATTACCCTTTATCCTTCCAGGCCTTAAGGATGCCTTTGCCTGGATCCCATTTACCCTTGGATTTTTTATTATTCTGGTTACCATTGATCTATCACAATACTGGTATCATCGTCTGCATCATCAGATACCTGTATTGTGGCGGTTTCACAGGACACATCATTCGGCAAGATACATGAGTGTTGTGGTGAATTCCAGACAAAATATTTTTTATGTTGCCTTTCTATCTCAGTTTTATATTACAGCGGCTTTAGTCTACCTGGGCCTTGGAGGACCTGCCCTTTTGTTTAATGGATTTCAGACAGTCTGGTCTTATGCTTGTCATACAAGTGTGAAGTGGGATAAGGTGTTATATCGATATAAGGTTTTACATCCTGTTGCATGGATTCTGGAAAGGTTATTAGTAACGCCAGCTACACATCATGCGCACCACGCGGCTTCTCATGGAGATGGGGTTGGATATTATAAAGGAAATTTTGGCGGTATTCTCTTTGTTTGGGATTTAATATTTGGTACTGCTCATATTAGCAGGAAATTTCCCAAGCAATATGGTATATCCAACTATGAAGATGATCCATGGTATGCACAATGGCTTTGGCCAATATTCAAATCGCCTGTTATAGGTAGTGAGCTTGCTAAAGATGGGCCTGAAGTAAAAGAGGAGGAGAATGAATTAGAAGTTATACAGGAATTACAAAATGCCTACATTAAATAA